Within Syntrophorhabdaceae bacterium, the genomic segment GTACATGTCAATTGAGAATGGCCCTATGGCAGACAAGGCGCCAAGAACAAGTACCGTGGTGCGGTATCGCCTTCTCTCAGTTGCCGGCTTCTTCATTCTCTGGTCTTTTTTCTTCGGGCAAGGTGTGACAACGTCCTTTTATGTCCTGTGACAGTTGACTATCTTTATTATTTACTATTCTTATAGTTATTCCGCCTTTATCGGCTTGTACCAATACATCATCTACATCAATCTTTCGCAATCGTCTTTGTTTTTAAATATACGTTGAACGATTCCATAATTGATGAGATTTTTATGAATGCTTGCAAGGGACTTTGCAATGACTGTTTCAACGCCGAAGAATATGGGTAACATGATAAAGGGTACCGGGATATTCTGTTCGGAGCAGGTATGTCATGGAAAGTGTATAGCATAGAAAATCTGATAATACAAGGCCATACACAAACATAACATCTACTGCTTGAACTGAACAAAACAGGTGGAATAGACCGGGAAAACACGATAGACTAAATGTATAAAAACCACAAAGGGGCATGATTATGATCCTTGAGTTTAACGGCATGCATCCAAAGATAGACCCGACGGCATTTATCGCTGAAAATGCCATGGTCATCGGCGACGTTGAGATAGGGCCGGGCGCGAATATCTGGTTCTACAGCATCGTCCGCGGCGACAAGCACTACATCCGTATCGGCGCGCACTGCAATATCCAGGATGCGTGCGTCCTCCATATTGCAAAAGGCCTTCATCCATTGATCCTCGAGGAGGGCGTCGTGCTCGGCCACCGCGCCGTCGTCCACGGATGTAGCATCGGAAGGGGGTCTCTCATCGGGATCGGCGCCATTGTGCTGAACGGAGCGGAGATCGGCGAAGAATCCATTGTCGGCGCGGGGTCGGTGGTGTCTCCAAGGACGGTTATTCCGCCGCGCTCGCTTGCCATCGGAATCCCCGCAAAGGTAGTGCGCGCCCTTACTGATGAG encodes:
- a CDS encoding gamma carbonic anhydrase family protein, yielding MILEFNGMHPKIDPTAFIAENAMVIGDVEIGPGANIWFYSIVRGDKHYIRIGAHCNIQDACVLHIAKGLHPLILEEGVVLGHRAVVHGCSIGRGSLIGIGAIVLNGAEIGEESIVGAGSVVSPRTVIPPRSLAIGIPAKVVRALTDEDVRMIQETAVEYRGLSEIYAKQK